The Rhinoderma darwinii isolate aRhiDar2 chromosome 8, aRhiDar2.hap1, whole genome shotgun sequence genome has a window encoding:
- the TEKTL1 gene encoding tektin-like protein 1: MAVTSVGSATWRDASYKTIRLAQDRGLRPLTCLPPTVNNQAESENTQMKNIRGYGPTPPPFNRDLIIESCNAFARGYMRETRNSMSILRQALWETDHHIHRLQKQRGLLERSHANTRRDILTSNETTQLRNTRPTSERYPDKVDTLLQDEKKGLHDLKRHSEHQLHEISRQLQVLDSHRQKRLEFCKEKGRVLDLISENARSRHLSQDPAGGSKLLGPGNTDCQVAIGSALVTCKKFRNTQPPNWHKPEDRRELKESVTQGLCKKAEESARIWEDITQTSGDVKNMIQRQQRIHDEVEASYQLQLGPVSSLDLSVRERLDRPLVRILQRHPGTQLPESTLISQGTVSLQKSLSETRERIGLLHRTQFKLKDDQENKLRGESIDRAAARLRLRSAKGRRERLCL, encoded by the exons ATGGCGGTAACTTCTGTGGGATCAGCCACGTGGCGAGACGCCTCTTATAAGACCATCCGACTAGCACAGGATCGGGGGTTACGCCCCTTGACTTGTCTGCCGCCCACTGTAAATAACCAAGCAGAGAGTGAGAACACCCAGATGAAGAATATTAGAGGATATGGGCCTACACCTCCGCCCTTCAACCGAGACCTTATTATCGAGTCATGCAATGCTTTTGCCCGCGGATACATGAGAGAAACCCGAAACTCAATGTCCATTCTGAGACAAGCCTTGTGGGAGACGGACCACCATATCCACAGACTGCAAAAACAGAGGGGCCTATTAGAAAGATCTCATGCTAATACGAGAAGGGACATCCTCACAAGTAATGAGACTACACAGCTACGTAATACAAGACCCACGAGTGAGAGG TATCCTGATAAAGTTGATACTCTTCTACAAGACGAGAAGAAAGGACTTCATGACCTGAAGAGACATTCGGAGCATCAGCTACATGAAATCTCAAGGCAGCTCCAG GTTCTCGATTCTCACCGCCAGAAGCGCTTAGAGTTTTGTAAAGAAAAGGGACGAGTCTTGGACCTTATCAGTGAAAATGCCCGATCCCGACACCTTTCTCAAGACCCAGCTGGTGGCAGCAAGCTTCTCGGTCCTGGAAACACAG ATTGTCAGGTGGCTATCGGCAGTGCACTCGTCACGTGTAAAAAATTCCGAAACACGCAACCCCCTAACTGGCATAAACCGGAGGACCGCAGAGAACTGAAAGAGAGTGTGACCCAAGGACTGTGCAAGAAGGCGGAGGAGAGCGCCCGCATCTGG GAGGACATAACACAGACTTCTGGAGACGTGAAGAATATGATCCAAAGGCAGCAGAGGATTCACGATGAGGTGGAAGCCAGTTACCAGCTACAATTG GGCCCGGTCTCCAGCCTGGATCTCTCCGTACGAGAACGTTTAGATCGCCCATTAGTAAGAATTCTTCAGAGGCATCCAGGAACCCAGCTCCCAGAGAGCACGCTCATCTCACAG GGCACCGTGTCCTTGCAGAAGTCTCTCAGTGAGACCCGTGAAAGAATCGGCCTCCTACATCGCACACAGTTCAAATTAAAGGACGATCAGGAGAACAAGCTACGGGGAGAGAGTATTGACCGAGCGGCCGCGAGACTGCGGCTGAGGAGCGCCAAGGGCCGGAGAGAGAGGCTGTGCCTATGA